One window from the genome of Candidatus Limnocylindrales bacterium encodes:
- the recG gene encoding ATP-dependent DNA helicase RecG produces the protein MRSAAFRRCSTRSWIRSAQRTNRSPARPAEPCRHRHSAVPPRSTSRLRLSYTACQAGTNVALEDSVQFLKGVGPKRGEMLEKAGLRTFEDLLFHLPFRYEDRRRIVTLREAAVGGDATLVGKITAVREHRRPGRRGSILHALLTDDSGWAELLWFQQAAYFRDKLKGGALWLVHGRVEPAPRGGLQIVHPEIEKLDAGDGGASAGEIPAGVARILSVYQKPGDIPVAAMRRIIMQVSAKYAPFVESAVPKAVRSRLRLMPVADALRYVHEPPADADVDALAASVTPAHRSLIFEELFSLQVGMSLRKSERRHQPGLVIPRADDRLRRYFSSLPFEATRAQKKVTHEIAADMARPEPMSRLVQGDVGSGKTVVAFAAAIQAIAAGYQVAVMAPTELLAEQHFATMRAWADAEKIDIRLLTGGLKAAAAREIREAVASGHTDLVIGTHALIQESTSFARLGLAIVDEQHRFGVAQRQAIQTSAVGADGRKGVRADTLLLSATPIPRTLSLTLYGDLDVSVLDELPPGRQPVQTRVMRTTARPRLYARMAAAMREGRQCYVVYPLVEESETMDLADATSMAEQLQQGPFREFRVGLLHGRMKPSEKDAVMRRFKAGELHVLVATTVIEVGIDVPNATIMVIEHAERFGLAQLHQLRGRVGRGSQESFCCLVADVGQSRESFERLSVMEATGDGFAIAEADLKLRGPGEYLGTRQSGTPALRAANLVRDGELLALARIEALAWLAHDPKLETPESKELRRVLRARWSGLLDLAEVG, from the coding sequence CTGCGCTCTGCCGCGTTCCGTCGCTGTTCGACTCGATCCTGGATTCGCTCGGCGCAAAGGACGAACCGGTCGCCGGCAAGGCCGGCCGAACCGTGCAGACACCGGCATAGCGCCGTCCCACCTCGTTCGACTTCCCGGCTGCGACTCAGCTACACCGCCTGTCAGGCAGGAACGAACGTGGCGCTCGAAGACTCTGTCCAGTTTCTCAAAGGCGTCGGTCCGAAGCGCGGAGAGATGCTCGAGAAGGCCGGCCTTCGCACGTTCGAGGACCTGCTGTTCCATCTGCCGTTCCGCTACGAGGATCGCCGCAGGATCGTCACGCTTCGCGAGGCCGCAGTCGGCGGCGACGCGACGCTGGTCGGAAAAATCACTGCGGTACGCGAGCACCGGCGTCCCGGCCGCCGCGGATCGATCCTTCATGCATTGCTGACCGACGACAGCGGATGGGCCGAGCTGTTGTGGTTCCAGCAGGCCGCGTACTTTCGCGACAAGCTGAAAGGCGGAGCGCTGTGGCTCGTGCATGGGCGCGTCGAGCCGGCGCCGCGTGGCGGGCTTCAGATCGTGCATCCCGAAATCGAGAAGCTCGACGCGGGCGACGGCGGGGCGAGCGCCGGCGAGATTCCGGCCGGCGTCGCGCGGATTCTTTCGGTCTATCAGAAGCCCGGCGACATTCCGGTCGCGGCGATGCGGCGGATCATCATGCAGGTCAGCGCCAAGTACGCGCCGTTCGTCGAGAGCGCCGTGCCGAAGGCTGTGCGCTCGCGGCTTCGCCTGATGCCGGTCGCCGATGCGCTCCGCTACGTGCACGAGCCGCCGGCCGATGCGGACGTGGATGCGCTCGCCGCTTCCGTCACGCCGGCGCATCGCAGCCTCATCTTCGAGGAGCTGTTCTCGCTTCAGGTCGGCATGTCGCTGCGCAAGTCCGAGCGCCGGCATCAGCCGGGCCTCGTCATCCCGCGCGCGGACGATCGCCTGCGGCGTTACTTTTCGAGCCTTCCGTTCGAAGCCACGCGCGCACAGAAGAAGGTGACGCACGAAATTGCCGCCGACATGGCGCGGCCCGAGCCGATGAGCCGGCTGGTTCAGGGTGACGTCGGCAGCGGCAAGACGGTGGTCGCGTTCGCGGCGGCAATCCAGGCCATTGCTGCCGGCTATCAGGTGGCCGTGATGGCACCGACCGAGCTTCTGGCCGAGCAGCATTTCGCGACGATGCGCGCGTGGGCCGATGCGGAGAAGATCGACATCCGCCTGCTGACCGGAGGCCTCAAGGCCGCGGCGGCGCGTGAGATCCGCGAGGCGGTCGCGTCGGGACACACCGACCTGGTCATCGGCACACATGCGCTGATCCAGGAGTCCACGTCGTTCGCGCGCCTCGGGCTCGCGATCGTCGACGAGCAGCATCGCTTCGGCGTTGCGCAGCGCCAGGCCATCCAGACGTCGGCGGTCGGTGCGGACGGTCGCAAGGGCGTTCGTGCGGACACGCTGCTGCTTTCCGCCACGCCGATTCCGCGCACATTGTCGCTTACGCTCTACGGAGATCTCGACGTCAGCGTGCTCGACGAGCTCCCGCCCGGACGGCAGCCGGTGCAGACGCGCGTGATGCGCACGACCGCCCGTCCTCGGCTGTATGCGCGCATGGCGGCGGCGATGCGCGAAGGCCGCCAGTGTTACGTGGTCTATCCGCTCGTCGAAGAATCCGAGACGATGGATCTGGCCGATGCCACGAGCATGGCCGAGCAGCTGCAGCAGGGGCCGTTCCGCGAGTTTCGCGTCGGGCTGCTGCACGGGCGCATGAAGCCGAGCGAGAAGGACGCCGTCATGCGGCGCTTCAAGGCCGGGGAGCTTCACGTGCTGGTTGCAACGACCGTCATCGAAGTCGGCATCGACGTGCCGAATGCGACGATCATGGTGATCGAGCATGCCGAGCGCTTCGGGCTCGCGCAGCTTCATCAGCTTCGCGGGCGGGTAGGGCGCGGGTCGCAGGAATCGTTCTGCTGCCTGGTGGCCGACGTCGGGCAGAGCCGCGAGTCGTTCGAGAGGCTGTCGGTAATGGAAGCGACCGGTGACGGCTTTGCGATTGCCGAGGCGGATCTCAAGCTGCGCGGGCCGGGCGAGTATCTGGGCACGCGGCAGTCAGGGACGCCGGCGCTTCGCGCGGCAAATCTCGTGCGCGACGGCGAGCTGCTCGCGCTCGCACGCATCGAGGCACTGGCGTGGCTCGCGCACGATCCGAAGCTCGAGACGCCGGAGTCGAAAGAGTTGCGCCGCGTGCTGCGCGCGCGCTGGTCGGGGCTGCTTGATCTGGCCGAAGTCGGCTAG